Proteins from a single region of Budorcas taxicolor isolate Tak-1 chromosome 11, Takin1.1, whole genome shotgun sequence:
- the DDAH2 gene encoding N(G),N(G)-dimethylarginine dimethylaminohydrolase 2 — protein MGTPGEGLGRCSHALIRGVPESLASGEGAAAGLPALDLAKAQREHGVLGGKLRQRLGLQLVELPPEESLPLGPLLGDTAVIQGDTALITRPWSPARRPEVDGVRKALQDLGLRIVEMGDENATLDGTDVLFTGREFFVGLSKWTNHRGAEIVADTFRDFAVSTVPVTSSSHLRGLCGMGGPRTVVAGSSEAAQKAVRAMAVLTDHPYASLTLPDDAAADCLFLRPGQPGLPPFLLHRGGGDLPNSQEALQKLSDVTLVPVSCSELEKAGAGLSSLCLVLSTRPHN, from the exons ATGGGGAcgccaggggaggggctgggccgCTGCTCCCATGCCCTGATCCGGGGGGTCCCGGAGAGCCTGGCGTCGGGGGAGGGTGCAGCAGCTGGCCTCCCGGCTCTGGACCTAGCCAAAGCTCAGAGGGAGCATGGTGTGCTGGGGGGTAAGCTGAGGCAGCGACTGGGGCTGCAACTAGTAGAACTGCCTCCTGAAGAGTCGCTGCCGCTGGGACCGCTGCTCGGTGACACCGCCGTGATCCAAGGGGATACAGCTCTAATCACGCGGCCCTGGAGCCCCGCCCGCAGGCCGGAG GTCGATGGAGTCCGCAAAGCCCTCCAGGACCTGGGGCTCCGAATTGTGGAGATGGGGGACGAGAACGCGACCCTGGATGGCACTGATGTTCTCTTCACCG GCCGGGAGTTTTTCGTAGGCCTCTCCAAGTGGACCAATCACCGAGGAGCTGAGATCGTGGCGGACACGTTCCGG GACTTTGCCGTCTCCACGGTGCCTGTCACAAGCTCCTCCCACCTGCGTGGCCTCTGCGGTATGGGGGGACCCCGCACCGTGGTGGCAGGTTCGAGCGAGGCTGCCCAAAAAGCTGTCAGG GCAATGGCAGTGTTGACTGATCACCCCTATGCCTCCCTGACCCTCCCAGATGATGCAGCAGCTGACTGTCTCTTTCTGCGTCCTGGGCAGCCCGGcctgccccctttcctcctgcaccGCGGAGGCGGGGACCTGCCCAACAGCCAAGAG GCACTGCAGAAGCTCTCTGACGTCACCCTCGTACCTGTGTCCTGTTCAGAACTGGAGAAGGCTGGCGCTGGGCTCAGTTCCCTCTGCCTGGTGCTCAGCACACGCCCTCACAACTGA